The Malus domestica chromosome 10, GDT2T_hap1 genome contains a region encoding:
- the LOC103444860 gene encoding uncharacterized protein, with product MEETPHFFSRFVLFCLGSSCDLIPLSLKPSRRTRLRLASVGENKTNTRLGERRNHLNQALSLSPTTQITKPKVNIMDFHLNHSTNSPTSSASSTTIATAPNPNPNPDSTSNSVSADDPMHSWWESISKARSRIHSLSSLLDPSLSQSLSSLADSDRPALSLLSSLQSYDAVSSALSSPLSGSGSDPLCHWLYDTFLSSDPHLRLVVFSFLPLLSGLYLSRVHSLSSDSPSFPSLAGFEAVLLAIYAAETKARNGKPVVVSIPDLSQPSLYHTPLLQKPNPLTASTAPHQSIGVLSPPLEPQVAVKSTKRACIVGVALDSYYKHISQMPTWSKIDFCRFLASWAGQDCSCLRQFGDDDTNEPDMNPGLFLEGSDEIDVVTEEMDQLTMRIEKPSSNGVHLEPKGSRIPLPWELLQPALRILGHCLLAPLNSQDVKDAASVAVRRLSARASHELVPQAILATQSLIQLDKRTREAAKTVAAANSSSNANTPSKAKKPEVFLVSK from the coding sequence ATGGAGGAAACACCCCATTTCTTTTCACGCTTTGTCTTGTTCTGTCTTGGCTCTTCTTGTGATCTTATCCCACTGTCACTTAAACCCAGCCGCCGTACGCGCCTGCGCCTCGCCTCCGTGGGAGAAAATAAAACTAACACTCGACTCGGAGAGAGGAGAAACCACCTAAaccaagctctctctctctctcccactaCTCAGATTACCAAACCCAAAGTCAACATTATGGACTTCCACCTAAACCACAGCACCAACTCCCCCACATCCTCTGCCTCCTCCACCACCATCGCCACCGCACCCAACCCCAACCCTAACCCCGATTCCACCTCCAACTCTGTCTCCGCCGACGACCCCATGCACTCCTGGTGGGAGTCTATCTCCAAAGCCCGCTCCCGCATCCACTCCTTGTCTTCACTCCTCGATCCTTCCCTTTCCCAGTCCCTCTCTTCCCTCGCCGACTCCGACCGCCCCgccctctcccttctctcctcccttCAATCCTACGACGCCGTCTCTTCTGCCCTCTCCTCCCCTCTCTCCGGCTCCGGATCCGACCCCCTCTGTCACTGGCTTTACGACACCTTCCTCTCCTCCGACCCCCATCTACGGCTCGTCGTTTTCTCCTTCCTCCCCCTCCTCTCCGGCCTGTACCTCTCCCGAGTCCACTCTCTCTCCTCTGACTCCCCCTCTTTTCCCTCCCTCGCAGGCTTCGAAGCTGTTCTCCTAGCCATCTACGCCGCCGAGACCAAGGCTCGAAACGGCAAGCCTGTCGTCGTTTCGATACCCGATCTCTCTCAACCCTCTCTCTACCACACCCCTCTCCTCCAGAAACCCAACCCCCTCACTGCCTCCACCGCTCCCCACCAATCCATTGGGGTTTTGTCGCCGCCGCTTGAACCCCAGGTCGCGGTGAAGTCCACCAAACGTGCCTGCATCGTCGGCGTTGCCCTGGATTCCTATTACAAGCACATTTCTCAGATGCCCACTTGGTCCAAGATCGATTTTTGTCGATTCCTAGCTTCTTGGGCCGGCCAGGATTGCTCTTGTCTGCGACAATTCGGTGATGATGATACCAACGAGCCCGATATGAATCCGGGATTGTTCCTGGAGGGCAGCGATGAGATTGACGTTGTGACTGAAGAAATGGACCAGTTGACGATGAGAATTGAGAAACCTAGTAGCAATGGTGTACATTTGGAGCCAAAGGGGTCCAGAATTCCATTACCTTGGGAGCTTTTGCAGCCTGCATTGCGAATTTTGGGGCATTGTTTGTTGGCCCCATTGAATTCTCAGGATGTTAAGGATGCGGCTTCCGTTGCAGTAAGGCGATTGTCTGCGCGAGCGTCTCATGAGTTGGTGCCCCAGGCAATTTTGGCTACCCAGAGTCTCATTCAGCTCGATAAGAGGACACGTGAGGCTGCCAAGACTGTAGCAGCTGCTAATTCGTCTTCAAATGCTAACACCCCGAGCAAAGCTAAGAAACCGGAAGTGTTTTTGGTCTCAAAATGA